A genomic segment from Luteolibacter ambystomatis encodes:
- a CDS encoding DedA family protein, with translation MKEILDFFLHLQDHLHDFTRDHGSLVYGLLFLIVFCETGLVITPFLPGDSLLFAIGAISANEASGLNVWIAAVTLLAAAAIGDTTNYWIGRTLGKWLTHRFPKIVKPSYLEKTHRFYDTYGAKTLIMARFVPIVRTFAPFVAGSGAMPFRKFILFSCCGSLLWVGLILPAGWFLGDKPFVKNNFEIVVLAIIGISLLPMVIELLRAKLRARNKVAGETAE, from the coding sequence ATGAAGGAAATCCTCGATTTCTTCCTGCACCTGCAGGACCACCTCCACGACTTCACACGCGACCACGGCTCGCTGGTTTACGGACTGTTGTTCCTGATCGTGTTCTGCGAAACGGGACTGGTCATCACTCCGTTCCTGCCGGGCGATTCGCTCCTTTTCGCCATCGGCGCGATTTCCGCCAACGAGGCCTCCGGGTTGAACGTATGGATCGCCGCCGTCACGCTGCTGGCAGCCGCGGCCATCGGGGACACCACCAACTACTGGATCGGTCGTACTTTGGGCAAATGGCTCACCCACCGGTTTCCGAAGATCGTCAAACCAAGCTATCTGGAAAAGACGCACCGCTTCTACGACACCTACGGGGCCAAGACCCTGATCATGGCACGCTTCGTGCCCATCGTCCGCACCTTCGCTCCTTTCGTCGCGGGCAGTGGCGCGATGCCGTTCCGCAAATTCATCCTGTTCAGTTGCTGCGGATCGCTGCTGTGGGTCGGCCTGATTCTACCCGCGGGTTGGTTCCTCGGGGACAAGCCGTTTGTGAAAAACAACTTCGAGATCGTCGTGCTCGCGATCATCGGCATCTCGCTGCTCCCGATGGTGATCGAGCTGCTGCGCGCGAAACTCCGCGCGCGGAACAAGGTTGCCGGAGAAACCGCCGAGTAA
- a CDS encoding VWA domain-containing protein has translation MSLADPRWLFLLALVPLLGIVAMVTARLRSRRWQAFVANRLRPALLKKTEAFGHWLSLLFLLVSLALLIGALAKPQGDAGTRSETVKGRNILFALDLSRSMRVDDVKPDRLSQGKAIIYEMMEAMPNDRMGLVGFAGTPYLFAPLTVDHGAVKETVDQIDETWIPTGGSNVVEALKFSIEALKKTGVHNNALVFISDGEKHDGSLDDVLDEATKAGVYIFTVGVGTESGAEVPDPGMPGGRFHDRQGRTVLSQMQPEVLRKIAEGTKGRFVVAGTGVDIPALAQSALSDIDQFELQGREKKVTVEFYQWLVGPAIISLLISILFATRWRPIATRTAVAATMAGTVSTSGAASPQEARLAVGNGHFEEARNGYHDLAEGSKRKEDSYRYRLAEGEAAYKGAEFRKAAEAYSGALMSDNADVARNAHLGAGASLFHLGWQSLGNETYPDPAPEDTEAFDALVKAKLKELAEKEVPEAGDTESYTFFNSLIVNWTDAIRHYNSALKLLPSDKDAAQNRALTVRYLERLEELLKEQQQESQQQIPQEMGQGPGQPEGEDGDGEGDGQPGDKGEGGDKKGNGSNGDEKGKGKGGDEKDKDKGKNGKDEKRPGETPQERAKRLLGENEDLQKGPTAQGNRRNHLGPEKDW, from the coding sequence ATGAGCCTCGCCGATCCACGATGGCTGTTCCTATTGGCGCTGGTTCCGCTGCTCGGAATCGTAGCGATGGTGACCGCGCGCCTGCGCAGCCGCCGCTGGCAGGCCTTCGTGGCGAACCGCCTGCGTCCGGCCCTGCTGAAAAAAACGGAAGCATTCGGCCACTGGCTGTCCCTGTTGTTCCTGCTGGTTTCGCTGGCGCTGCTGATCGGAGCACTGGCAAAGCCCCAGGGTGATGCCGGAACCAGGTCGGAGACGGTGAAGGGCCGCAACATTCTCTTCGCCCTCGACCTGTCCCGCAGCATGCGGGTGGACGATGTGAAACCGGACCGGCTGTCCCAGGGCAAGGCCATCATCTATGAAATGATGGAGGCGATGCCAAACGACCGCATGGGCCTGGTCGGCTTCGCGGGCACTCCCTATCTCTTCGCGCCGCTGACCGTCGATCACGGTGCCGTGAAGGAAACGGTCGATCAGATCGACGAAACGTGGATTCCCACCGGTGGCTCGAACGTCGTCGAGGCCCTGAAGTTCTCCATCGAAGCACTCAAGAAAACCGGCGTCCACAACAACGCCCTGGTCTTCATCAGTGATGGAGAGAAACACGATGGCTCGCTCGACGATGTCCTCGACGAAGCCACCAAGGCCGGCGTCTACATCTTCACGGTCGGAGTCGGCACTGAGAGCGGCGCGGAAGTGCCCGATCCCGGCATGCCGGGTGGCAGGTTCCACGACCGACAGGGCCGCACGGTCCTAAGCCAGATGCAGCCGGAGGTTCTCAGGAAGATCGCGGAAGGCACCAAGGGCCGCTTCGTGGTCGCCGGTACCGGCGTGGACATCCCCGCCCTGGCACAGTCCGCGCTGTCCGATATCGATCAATTCGAACTACAAGGACGCGAAAAGAAAGTCACCGTGGAGTTCTATCAATGGCTCGTAGGTCCCGCGATCATCTCGTTGCTGATCTCCATCCTCTTCGCCACCCGCTGGCGTCCGATCGCCACCCGGACCGCGGTGGCAGCCACCATGGCAGGCACGGTTTCGACCTCCGGAGCCGCCTCACCACAGGAGGCCAGGCTGGCCGTGGGCAACGGCCATTTCGAGGAGGCCCGGAACGGGTATCACGACCTCGCGGAAGGTTCGAAACGAAAGGAGGACTCCTACCGCTACCGTCTTGCGGAAGGAGAAGCCGCCTACAAGGGGGCTGAGTTTCGCAAGGCCGCGGAAGCCTACAGCGGCGCGCTGATGTCGGACAATGCCGACGTGGCGCGCAATGCCCACCTTGGCGCCGGAGCCTCGCTCTTCCATCTCGGCTGGCAATCTCTCGGCAATGAGACCTATCCCGATCCGGCGCCGGAAGACACCGAAGCCTTTGACGCGCTGGTGAAAGCGAAGCTGAAGGAACTCGCCGAAAAGGAAGTGCCGGAAGCCGGTGACACCGAGAGCTACACCTTTTTCAATTCCCTCATCGTCAATTGGACGGATGCGATCCGGCACTACAATTCCGCCCTGAAGCTGCTGCCTAGCGACAAGGACGCCGCCCAGAACCGTGCCCTCACGGTACGCTATCTGGAGCGACTGGAAGAGCTGCTGAAAGAACAGCAGCAGGAATCCCAGCAGCAGATCCCGCAGGAGATGGGCCAGGGCCCCGGCCAACCCGAAGGCGAGGATGGCGACGGCGAGGGTGACGGCCAGCCCGGCGACAAGGGCGAAGGTGGCGACAAGAAGGGCAACGGTTCAAACGGCGACGAAAAAGGCAAAGGCAAGGGCGGCGACGAAAAAGACAAGGACAAGGGAAAGAACGGCAAGGACGAGAAACGTCCAGGCGAGACCCCGCAGGAACGCGCGAAGCGCCTCCTTGGCGAAAACGAGGATCTGCAGAAAGGCCCGACCGCCCAAGGCAACCGGAGAAACCATTTGGGACCAGAGAAAGATTGGTGA
- a CDS encoding NAD(P)H-dependent glycerol-3-phosphate dehydrogenase, whose amino-acid sequence MTSAAILGSGSFGTALATLLAPKLSEAVIIGRDPATAVAISKEHRNPNYLRDVTLADNIRGTTDLGEALNHPLVLFVVPTSATRAIAEELAKRGLPASTVLLSCAKGIEKATGERMSQILREVFPENPIAAISGPNHAEEIAHQLATCAVIGSDDPALAVRLQELFTLPHFRSYTSEDVAGIELGGAVKNVFAIAAGIAHGLGVGDNAVAALVTRALAEMTRLGVALGGQIETFSGLSGMGDLIVTCFSEHSRNHRVGYALGQGKTLEEAVNSLGMVAEGVPNTLSIHDAARKAGVRTPIIDAVHGILYQDKPAARAMHELLTRDPRPETDSTHS is encoded by the coding sequence GTGACTTCCGCCGCCATCCTCGGCTCAGGCTCCTTCGGCACCGCCCTCGCCACCCTGCTCGCACCAAAATTAAGCGAGGCGGTGATCATCGGCCGCGATCCCGCCACCGCCGTCGCCATTTCCAAGGAACACCGGAATCCCAACTATCTCAGGGATGTGACGCTCGCGGACAATATCCGCGGCACCACCGATCTGGGAGAGGCGCTGAATCATCCGCTGGTGCTGTTCGTGGTGCCCACATCCGCCACCCGCGCCATCGCCGAAGAACTGGCGAAGCGAGGCCTGCCCGCATCCACCGTGCTTCTGTCGTGCGCGAAGGGCATCGAGAAAGCCACCGGCGAGCGCATGAGCCAGATCCTGCGCGAGGTGTTTCCGGAAAACCCCATCGCCGCGATCTCCGGCCCGAATCACGCCGAGGAAATCGCCCACCAGCTCGCCACCTGCGCGGTGATCGGCTCCGATGATCCCGCGCTCGCCGTCCGTCTCCAGGAGCTTTTCACCCTGCCGCATTTCCGCTCCTACACCAGTGAGGATGTCGCCGGGATCGAACTCGGTGGCGCGGTGAAGAACGTCTTCGCCATCGCCGCCGGCATCGCCCACGGTCTGGGAGTCGGCGACAATGCGGTGGCCGCGCTGGTCACACGCGCGCTCGCGGAAATGACCCGTCTCGGCGTGGCGCTCGGCGGCCAGATCGAGACATTCTCAGGCTTGTCCGGCATGGGCGACCTCATCGTCACCTGCTTCTCGGAACACTCGCGCAACCACCGTGTCGGATACGCGCTCGGCCAAGGCAAGACATTGGAAGAAGCCGTCAATTCACTGGGCATGGTCGCGGAAGGCGTGCCCAACACGCTCTCCATCCATGATGCCGCCCGCAAGGCAGGCGTCCGCACCCCGATCATCGATGCCGTCCATGGCATCCTCTACCAAGACAAACCCGCCGCCCGCGCCATGCACGAGCTGCTGACGCGCGATCCCCGCCCGGAAACCGATTCCACCCATTCCTGA
- the plsY gene encoding glycerol-3-phosphate 1-O-acyltransferase PlsY, translating into MQLWLCPLIAFLFGSIPFGLLIAKAKGIDIRQHGSGNIGATNVLRVVGKKYGITCLFLDALKGLIPTLLGITLIRYVGASEAMTIKPLLSKALELPADLQWKAQLFQVFTGLCAILGHNYSPWVGFKGGKGIATSAGVLIALMPAAVVILIVVWLLLFAITRYVSVASIGAAAFLPILTIAGSAFHGKLANGTWNKPLFAFSVVIAVLAIWKHRSNIQRLMKGTENRFQPKSKRNA; encoded by the coding sequence ATGCAACTCTGGCTCTGCCCGCTGATCGCGTTTTTGTTCGGTTCCATCCCCTTCGGCCTGCTGATCGCAAAGGCCAAGGGCATCGACATCCGCCAGCATGGCTCCGGCAATATCGGTGCGACCAACGTCCTGCGCGTGGTCGGGAAAAAATACGGCATCACCTGCCTCTTCCTTGATGCGCTCAAGGGCCTGATCCCTACCCTGCTCGGCATCACCCTGATCCGTTATGTGGGAGCCAGCGAGGCGATGACCATCAAGCCGCTGCTTTCCAAAGCGCTGGAACTCCCCGCCGATCTCCAGTGGAAAGCCCAGCTCTTCCAGGTCTTCACGGGCCTGTGTGCGATCCTCGGCCACAACTACTCGCCTTGGGTCGGCTTCAAGGGCGGCAAGGGCATCGCCACCTCCGCCGGAGTCCTGATCGCCCTCATGCCCGCCGCCGTGGTGATTCTGATCGTAGTGTGGCTGCTGCTCTTCGCCATCACCCGCTACGTCTCCGTGGCCAGCATCGGGGCTGCGGCGTTCCTTCCCATTCTGACCATCGCGGGCTCCGCTTTCCATGGCAAACTGGCGAACGGCACCTGGAACAAACCTCTCTTCGCCTTCTCCGTGGTGATCGCGGTGCTCGCGATCTGGAAACATCGCTCGAACATCCAGCGCCTGATGAAAGGCACCGAAAACCGCTTCCAGCCGAAGTCGAAGCGCAACGCCTGA
- the dinB gene encoding DNA polymerase IV translates to MRKIIHIDMDCFYAAIEERENPALRGRPLAVGGSRRRGVLTTANYEARKYGCRSAMPVFKALELCPHLILVPVRFDLYRAESARIRAIFGRFTDAIEPLSLDEAYLDVSHLQSDGSVIAREIRTQIREETGLTASAGIAPNKMVAKIASDWNKPDGQFQVTEKEVDAFVAALPVGRLWGVGRRGREELATFGVETCADLRKFDRIELAKRFGKWGLELWNLCRGIDDRPVRPDRTRKSIGSEETFSENVLTAQAALPPMRALLEGLKEDLSRHHSDRVVKGLVVKLKFSDFTRTTAERAHPRIDEEIFEELLMEAWKRGGGKPVRLIGVALRFEDPDAAEQMEFFGGG, encoded by the coding sequence ATGCGGAAAATCATCCATATCGACATGGATTGCTTCTACGCCGCCATCGAGGAGCGGGAGAATCCGGCTTTGCGCGGGCGACCGCTCGCGGTCGGGGGAAGCCGCCGCCGCGGGGTGCTGACGACGGCGAACTACGAAGCGCGGAAATACGGCTGCCGCTCGGCCATGCCGGTCTTCAAGGCGTTGGAATTGTGCCCGCATCTCATTCTCGTGCCCGTGCGCTTCGATCTCTATCGGGCGGAAAGCGCGCGCATCCGGGCGATTTTCGGGCGCTTCACGGATGCCATAGAGCCGTTGTCGCTGGATGAGGCCTATCTGGATGTCTCCCACCTCCAGAGCGATGGCTCGGTGATCGCCCGTGAAATCCGCACCCAGATCCGCGAGGAAACCGGCCTGACAGCGTCGGCAGGCATCGCTCCCAACAAGATGGTGGCGAAGATCGCCAGCGACTGGAACAAGCCGGACGGCCAATTCCAGGTCACGGAGAAAGAAGTGGATGCTTTCGTGGCTGCCCTGCCGGTGGGACGTTTGTGGGGAGTCGGCAGGCGCGGGCGGGAGGAGCTGGCCACGTTCGGAGTCGAGACCTGCGCCGATCTGCGGAAGTTCGACCGCATCGAGCTGGCGAAACGCTTCGGCAAATGGGGGCTCGAATTGTGGAACCTCTGCCGCGGGATCGATGACCGGCCGGTACGGCCGGACCGGACCCGCAAATCGATCGGCTCGGAGGAAACTTTCTCGGAGAATGTCCTGACCGCCCAAGCGGCGTTGCCGCCGATGCGTGCGCTACTGGAGGGTTTGAAAGAAGATCTGTCCCGCCATCACTCTGACCGGGTGGTGAAAGGGCTGGTGGTGAAGCTGAAGTTCTCCGACTTCACCCGCACCACCGCCGAGCGCGCGCACCCGAGGATCGATGAGGAGATTTTCGAGGAACTGCTGATGGAAGCGTGGAAGCGCGGTGGTGGGAAACCGGTCCGTCTGATCGGGGTGGCCCTCCGTTTCGAAGATCCCGATGCCGCCGAGCAGATGGAGTTTTTCGGCGGCGGCTAG
- the tsaA gene encoding tRNA (N6-threonylcarbamoyladenosine(37)-N6)-methyltransferase TrmO: protein MEIRPIGIVRSCFGGKFAVPRQPGLCPSAWGELVFHEEFRDPSAVRGLEGFSHVWLVFGFHGTADQGWQPTVRPPRLGGNQRVGVFASRSTFRPNGLGLSLIRLEGIDAAAKEGPVLKLGGLDLIDGTPVYDIKPYLPYAEALPDATGGFAAEAPALLEVTISPAALKAFDRLPERAQAVIRECLAQDPRPAVQAGKEDRTYGAELCGQDVRFRIGPAGCEVVEIVPLK, encoded by the coding sequence ATGGAAATCAGGCCCATCGGCATCGTGCGCTCGTGTTTCGGCGGGAAATTCGCCGTGCCACGCCAGCCGGGATTGTGTCCGAGCGCGTGGGGGGAACTGGTGTTCCATGAGGAGTTCCGTGATCCGTCCGCCGTGCGCGGATTGGAGGGGTTTTCTCATGTGTGGCTGGTCTTCGGATTCCACGGCACCGCGGACCAGGGCTGGCAGCCCACCGTGCGTCCGCCGCGGCTCGGTGGGAATCAGCGGGTGGGGGTGTTTGCCAGCCGCTCGACCTTCCGGCCGAATGGGCTCGGTTTGTCCTTGATCCGGCTGGAAGGGATTGATGCGGCGGCGAAAGAGGGGCCGGTGTTGAAGCTGGGTGGGCTCGATTTGATTGATGGAACGCCGGTTTATGACATCAAGCCGTATCTGCCCTATGCGGAGGCGCTGCCGGACGCGACCGGCGGGTTTGCCGCGGAAGCACCCGCGCTGCTGGAGGTGACCATCTCTCCGGCGGCGCTGAAGGCTTTCGACCGGCTGCCCGAACGTGCCCAAGCCGTGATCCGCGAATGTCTGGCGCAGGATCCGCGTCCGGCGGTGCAGGCAGGAAAGGAGGACCGGACCTATGGAGCGGAGTTGTGCGGGCAGGATGTGCGGTTCCGCATCGGCCCGGCAGGCTGTGAGGTGGTGGAGATCGTGCCGCTGAAATGA
- a CDS encoding ankyrin repeat domain-containing protein — MKANLLRLSPILALAAVAALTGCGDKEKSSKRDLADVGYQLTEADWFRAAAGDDPAAMDKFLKGGIGIGTKNAEGNTALHVAAAAGAQKAAKFLLDRKMAVDERGAGGRTPLMEAVRAGQRDMVRWLLRQGADPKLKDAEGYKPLMLAVKEGRAEMIGDLAANDRDDLDGALLAAALLGKAPVIDELTKYGASIYASMDDGRTALMVAAENGHTEAAKLLVDIGANRFSKDTEGRTAAELAASAGHADLAKMLLSEPTQQDFALRSEEQIGKEMTTFVDQADPEDAPAGGSTGAGGATAPRHRDHDVATTLEGKSLGTSGSAEGTGPKPSSPPGLVMRHFRQRELPIEVRHVEGNSARLQMPAGGSVREVKVAEGETIPGSRLKVIRVQRRYQNLKDSAGPAAEASIVEVEDSSTGVRRNLIAGTPSSAHDPVALVEDAATGKRYLASPGQHFTGADGNRYTVADVRPNQIVIENKETGAVQTLPLRGPRG; from the coding sequence ATGAAGGCGAACCTCCTGCGGCTATCCCCGATTCTGGCGCTGGCGGCCGTGGCCGCGCTGACCGGTTGCGGTGACAAGGAGAAGTCGAGCAAGCGAGACTTGGCCGACGTGGGGTATCAACTGACGGAGGCCGATTGGTTCCGCGCCGCGGCGGGCGATGACCCTGCGGCAATGGACAAGTTTCTCAAGGGGGGCATTGGTATCGGCACGAAGAACGCCGAGGGAAATACCGCCCTCCACGTGGCTGCGGCTGCGGGTGCGCAGAAGGCCGCCAAGTTCCTGCTCGACCGAAAGATGGCCGTGGATGAACGCGGAGCCGGTGGCCGCACGCCGTTGATGGAAGCGGTCCGCGCCGGGCAGCGGGACATGGTCCGCTGGCTGCTGCGGCAGGGAGCGGACCCGAAGCTGAAGGATGCCGAGGGCTACAAGCCGCTCATGCTCGCGGTGAAGGAAGGCCGCGCCGAAATGATCGGCGATCTGGCCGCCAATGATCGGGATGATCTGGATGGTGCATTGCTCGCGGCGGCGCTGTTGGGCAAGGCTCCGGTGATCGACGAACTGACCAAATACGGGGCATCCATCTACGCGAGCATGGATGATGGCCGCACCGCGCTGATGGTGGCGGCGGAGAACGGCCATACCGAGGCGGCGAAGCTGCTGGTGGACATCGGCGCGAACCGTTTCAGCAAGGATACGGAAGGCCGCACCGCTGCCGAACTGGCCGCCTCGGCAGGTCACGCGGATCTGGCGAAGATGCTTCTCTCGGAGCCCACACAGCAGGATTTCGCGCTCCGCTCGGAGGAACAGATTGGCAAGGAGATGACCACATTCGTGGACCAGGCTGATCCAGAGGATGCTCCGGCAGGAGGGTCGACAGGTGCGGGTGGAGCTACGGCACCCCGGCATCGCGATCATGATGTGGCGACGACCTTGGAAGGAAAGTCCCTGGGAACCTCTGGCAGCGCCGAAGGAACCGGGCCGAAACCCTCGTCGCCTCCGGGTTTGGTGATGCGCCATTTCCGCCAGCGCGAACTTCCGATCGAGGTGCGTCACGTCGAGGGGAATTCCGCCCGCTTGCAAATGCCGGCGGGAGGATCGGTTCGTGAAGTGAAGGTGGCGGAAGGGGAAACGATCCCCGGTTCGCGTCTGAAAGTCATCCGGGTACAGCGCCGCTACCAGAATCTGAAGGACAGCGCGGGTCCGGCGGCCGAGGCTTCCATTGTGGAGGTGGAGGATTCCAGCACCGGGGTCCGGCGGAATCTGATCGCCGGAACGCCTTCCAGTGCGCATGATCCCGTCGCACTGGTCGAAGACGCGGCCACCGGAAAGCGCTATCTGGCATCGCCCGGGCAGCACTTCACCGGAGCCGATGGCAACCGCTATACGGTTGCCGACGTGCGCCCGAACCAGATCGTCATCGAAAACAAGGAAACCGGCGCGGTTCAGACCCTGCCGTTGCGCGGCCCGCGAGGCTGA
- a CDS encoding tetratricopeptide repeat protein: protein MRITDFIRTAGRALAFLAFITSTASAQIAVQATMSSRFLARGETASLDIAILNGMPRLERSPAVPQVPDVKIEAGQPEPRMISARRSGYVFPFLISSYKEGRHIIPAITLQLDGKTYTTPPQEFTVFNPDELKWSEASVGDQKMRYSASFHPLKDNPYEGETVPVEIKLYIPRDIPVEDWGIPEFERDGIACWRFEPSGSWGQTNILGRSYISVAYPSSMSATRSGTVSIGPANLRLMLRTIVNDPFPRMSPTPVFLAIPKFDLQAKKLPEGAPAGFVNAVGSFTMSSKTTQTELREGDPLSVDVTVTGTGNLDGMTAPKPKDADGWKIYEASAEQRGDERRQETGSVTFHQFMRPLGDKASVPGFQLVYFDPQLAQYKTIETPPIPLKLLPSLKEKPLASAPLAPPQAAGIPVEKMNDILGLVQPARIVLPGATRFPSWTWQLVPGLVALLLIIKAIWMKAGPKFRIEPEVAARRQAFRELERVSTADHPSFLRQAGRFIEQWLPKAATQDSSLHAILEERDATCYRGEGSPDAKGDRSRRSSILKVIRKFAWLWIAVAWFGFSSDSKAAGDEQLQTEAVAAYDSAEYEKAIQMWLDAGPFDRLSADTLYNIGNACYRMGVPGHAALYYRRALEKDSSHAEALQNLRFIERKYGSVSVKWDDYQYALTRLQLQTWRNTLWAGVWMVVLGVLVCLATRAGSKARIPAVIGLVLGPMIAAAGALGSHYYPDDSRFAPLTRQAVVVNEDSALHSEASRTSQEIIDARVGSLCEIIKDRGAWLYVSFATKTRGWIPAEDVEKVVPDKKPEAPKLHKPDADSRST, encoded by the coding sequence ATGAGGATCACAGATTTCATCCGCACTGCCGGACGCGCTCTCGCGTTCCTGGCGTTCATCACTTCCACCGCTTCCGCGCAGATCGCGGTACAGGCGACCATGTCCAGCCGTTTCCTCGCACGCGGAGAAACCGCGAGCTTGGATATCGCGATCCTCAATGGCATGCCGCGGCTCGAACGCAGCCCCGCGGTGCCGCAGGTGCCGGACGTGAAAATCGAGGCCGGCCAGCCTGAACCACGGATGATCTCCGCCCGGCGCAGCGGCTATGTGTTCCCTTTCCTCATCTCATCCTACAAGGAAGGCCGCCACATCATCCCGGCCATCACCCTGCAGCTCGACGGAAAAACCTACACTACTCCTCCCCAGGAGTTCACTGTCTTCAATCCGGACGAATTGAAATGGTCGGAAGCCAGCGTGGGCGACCAGAAGATGCGCTATTCCGCCTCCTTCCACCCGCTGAAGGACAATCCCTACGAAGGCGAAACTGTGCCGGTGGAAATCAAGCTCTACATCCCGCGGGACATTCCCGTGGAAGACTGGGGCATTCCGGAATTCGAGCGGGATGGCATCGCCTGCTGGCGCTTCGAACCCTCCGGCTCGTGGGGACAGACCAACATCCTCGGCCGGTCTTATATTTCCGTGGCCTATCCGAGTTCGATGTCCGCCACCCGCTCCGGCACCGTGAGCATCGGCCCGGCCAATCTGCGGCTGATGCTCCGCACGATCGTGAACGATCCATTCCCGCGCATGTCACCCACGCCGGTGTTCCTCGCGATTCCGAAATTCGATCTTCAGGCGAAGAAACTGCCGGAAGGCGCTCCCGCCGGTTTCGTCAATGCCGTGGGCAGCTTCACCATGTCGTCCAAGACCACGCAGACCGAGCTGCGCGAGGGCGATCCCCTGTCCGTGGACGTGACGGTCACCGGCACCGGAAATCTGGATGGCATGACCGCGCCGAAGCCGAAGGATGCCGATGGCTGGAAAATCTACGAAGCGTCCGCCGAGCAACGCGGTGACGAACGCCGTCAGGAGACCGGCTCGGTGACATTCCACCAGTTCATGCGTCCTCTCGGTGACAAGGCCTCCGTACCTGGCTTCCAGCTCGTTTACTTCGATCCGCAGCTTGCCCAGTACAAGACGATCGAGACCCCGCCCATCCCGCTCAAGTTGCTGCCCTCCTTGAAAGAAAAGCCGTTGGCTTCCGCTCCACTGGCACCTCCCCAAGCCGCGGGCATCCCGGTGGAAAAGATGAACGACATCCTCGGCCTGGTTCAGCCCGCCCGCATCGTTTTACCCGGTGCCACCCGGTTTCCGTCGTGGACCTGGCAACTCGTCCCGGGTCTTGTCGCCCTGCTGCTCATCATCAAGGCCATTTGGATGAAAGCCGGACCGAAATTCCGAATCGAGCCGGAAGTGGCGGCCCGCCGCCAGGCATTCCGCGAGCTTGAACGGGTCTCCACAGCCGACCACCCGTCTTTCCTGCGCCAGGCCGGACGCTTCATCGAACAGTGGCTGCCCAAGGCCGCGACACAGGATTCCTCGCTGCATGCGATCCTGGAGGAGCGCGATGCCACCTGCTACCGTGGCGAAGGCTCTCCGGATGCCAAAGGCGACCGCTCTCGACGCAGCTCCATCCTCAAGGTCATCCGCAAGTTCGCATGGCTATGGATCGCGGTCGCATGGTTCGGATTCTCTTCCGACTCTAAAGCCGCGGGCGACGAACAACTCCAAACCGAGGCCGTGGCGGCCTACGACTCCGCCGAATATGAAAAGGCCATCCAAATGTGGCTGGATGCCGGGCCCTTCGACCGTCTTTCCGCGGACACGCTCTACAACATCGGCAACGCCTGCTACCGGATGGGCGTTCCGGGTCATGCCGCGCTCTACTACCGCCGTGCCTTGGAAAAGGATTCCTCCCACGCGGAGGCACTCCAGAACCTCCGCTTCATCGAGCGCAAGTACGGCTCGGTATCCGTCAAGTGGGACGACTACCAGTATGCGCTCACCCGCCTCCAATTGCAGACGTGGCGCAATACCCTATGGGCCGGTGTCTGGATGGTCGTGCTCGGAGTGCTGGTCTGCCTCGCCACCCGTGCGGGTTCGAAGGCCCGCATCCCCGCGGTGATCGGCTTGGTCCTCGGGCCGATGATTGCCGCCGCTGGTGCGCTCGGTTCCCACTACTATCCGGACGATTCACGCTTCGCTCCGCTCACCCGGCAGGCGGTGGTGGTCAACGAAGACTCCGCCCTCCACTCCGAGGCATCCCGCACCTCCCAGGAAATCATCGACGCCCGGGTCGGCTCGCTGTGCGAAATCATCAAGGATCGCGGTGCCTGGCTCTACGTCAGCTTCGCCACCAAAACCCGCGGCTGGATCCCGGCCGAGGATGTGGAAAAAGTGGTGCCGGACAAGAAGCCGGAAGCGCCCAAACTCCACAAGCCGGACGCCGACAGCCGCAGCACGTGA
- a CDS encoding peptidylprolyl isomerase, translated as MKRRSAILALLLLPLCAHAEESKDKPAADAKPAAPAKVEKVRVKTSKGNFVIELNREKAPISVENFLSYVNKKFYDGTTFHRVIPTFMIQGGGFAAANGRLMQKDVEKPIKNEGQNGLKNLRGTVAMARTADIDSATSQFFVNVVDNPDLDYPKNGGYAVFGKVVEGMDVVDQIKGVPTRQSDLSMKHPGTGQPMRMPSNDVPIEPVVIESIEVAK; from the coding sequence ATGAAACGACGTTCCGCCATTCTCGCCCTGCTTCTCCTGCCACTCTGTGCGCACGCGGAGGAATCCAAGGACAAACCCGCCGCCGATGCCAAGCCGGCGGCTCCCGCAAAGGTCGAAAAAGTCCGCGTGAAAACCTCCAAGGGCAACTTCGTCATCGAACTGAACCGCGAAAAGGCCCCCATCAGTGTCGAGAACTTCCTCAGCTACGTGAACAAGAAGTTCTACGACGGCACCACCTTCCACCGTGTGATCCCCACCTTCATGATCCAGGGTGGCGGTTTCGCGGCGGCGAACGGCCGCCTGATGCAGAAGGACGTGGAGAAACCGATCAAGAACGAAGGCCAGAACGGCCTCAAGAACCTGCGCGGCACCGTGGCGATGGCCCGCACCGCGGACATCGACAGCGCCACCAGCCAGTTCTTCGTGAACGTCGTGGACAATCCCGACCTGGACTACCCGAAAAACGGTGGCTACGCCGTCTTCGGCAAGGTGGTGGAGGGCATGGACGTGGTGGACCAGATCAAGGGCGTGCCCACCCGCCAGTCCGACCTTTCCATGAAGCACCCGGGCACCGGCCAGCCGATGCGCATGCCCTCGAACGATGTGCCGATCGAACCGGTGGTCATCGAATCGATTGAAGTGGCGAAGTAA